From the genome of Caretta caretta isolate rCarCar2 chromosome 28, rCarCar1.hap1, whole genome shotgun sequence:
cattctgggtgccgtgcaggtagctcatgagactgcagtggtacagtcacagccaatggataaaacaacatctacctggaaacccagtctgatgacattacaacaaactcctttgtacttcagtcctcaaagctcctcatcactcaccagcatgtagccaaggagctccagtttgtaagagaattcgaactcctgggagtctctggtctccaaaatggcacagctaatctccgtgacattctggatgagggttaattttaggtgcatgtcctacataatccagaaggagaaacaagaggatgtggatgagaaacggagagaagaaccagagtccagaagataaaggtcaggaattaaatctagccacaggagaggagagaggtgtccacagaccccagaaggcagaggaccctggctctgcacccacctcagaagaagagaaaacccaggttcatgaaagaaatccagggccacttacaccagagcagccaggactcctgcttgatgtagcaaggaaatcaagctctgtgcaatttaaacaagcaacttgtggatagaaaaggcaagagccgagggcagattatttagaatttaccttgtttgtaagagcgatgcccagcacctgaaaaacaaaatgcaaaacagctattagcaatgtctatagtcccacataacacacatcctcaaaatggcctggctggtgaatatggagcagagagaaatcatgattgttaaatcttccaaaaggcaggaaacgtatccagagggggtgttttgcagaggtcaagatcaggggccatcctatggaatatttgcatttgtgaacttctggaagatatccgtttggttcaactgtgatcaacttttttgacaaaggctaaatgagattctcacttagacagggcagaactgaatggcaaagtgacgtggtgaggttgcactgagaggagagtcagtaccagcagtcagacacctagggaacagaaataacgagcacacagacaaacaagacgacagagaagagggaagggaagtagtgagtccaagaaacagagtgacagcaaagaaactaaatacaagttagcaccattctctcttggctagcaaaagatagagctagatacacatacatattaggggagttagagtgttattctgaatagcctgagtgtgactccatgtgaattactgtgtagctgtgctcgacagaatttcagaagactatagaaaaactagagaaaacacaaagaagagcaacaaaagtgatacaacatgtgacagctcacgctccatccattacagttttaaatttcagttatgtgacaaattattgctcaaaggagagttttagaaaatacaagccctctctctataaactcaGAGGCAATTCTATACCTTCAGGGTAATGCCCCTCACAGTTGTCATGCAAAGGCTCTTACctgacaactggttctgtaatggtgaatgatgttccttgtgatgtctgcctctactcgggagagaagctgctcttttggagcatggacagccacgttgctgtatgtcagcatcagggtgcggcgagtcttgcctcttgtcccatggtggtaatcctagacagtaggaaacatcactagagacaagttcttctgattcatttggccttggaatgaatcaaacattggtggagccggggcCCCGAGCCTTAAAtactgctggagcccgggcaccatgagcccatagaactcgccgccccatcgccatcattcccactgggtaactctgacccagagagccgaaaaggctgaaccgacagcagtggagtacacgggagcttagtcattgacactggtgggtacaagatcaggcgctaaatgtcttgcctaaggctgcacagtgagtaaatggcagagccagcaatgtgagcccagaggcctagtctcctgctctatcctctagattagtggtgttcaaccagggggacttctgtacccctgagggtctgcaggggtcttccagtgggtatatcaactcatctagatatttgcctagttttacagcagacaacaaagaaagcacttgcaaagttactaactcaaatttcatacaatggcttctttagactactctatatactgcccactgaaatgcaggtaaatatttagattccagttgatgtattttctaattctagggcaaaaatgggaaaataagcagtctttttttcaggaataatgtgctaggacatttttataattttatgcctgattttgtaagcaagtagtttttaagtgaggtgaaatttgggggacacaagacaaatcagactcctgaaagggggacactaatctggaaaggttgagaaccactgttctaaatcagaggttccctaattgtcatccgtagaccactggtggtctacctaaagcgggttggtaagccacatgttgcttgcaacacctcctcatttctagctactaacctggaataaaaaacagttaaaaataccttcaatgcttttccatgcaagcaattgatgtagttcccacacattgtgcatgggaggggcgctcaaGCAATGAGACATCAGACGGTAAAAATCATTTGATAGAACCCCAGTTCCACATTGTGCTCCTGTCTGCTTAACGGCAGGCATCACGTGGAACGCATACACTGGGGGACAATGCTAGCTGACCGGAGCAGACACTAccgtggggctgctgcccctgctttagagggagaggaagtttgagagaaccccctggctcctttaccttcaggcggctgacgaacccagaaatcttaacctggctcattgcagccccaaactcctgaagtgccttgaaggtgaggtccaagtggctcacagcacagactgcgaggatggagacgactccctgtcacccaagagaaatacaggttaggatcgaaccaggtgtctgatagagcccacgagtccattcctttcacccaaagtggtgtaaagtgccaatcaggcctgagacacatggggagcgggcgctgagtgaaatagcaatcaagaggctaggaagcaaaatggcatctgtcccaggccaactcagagctgagccccacagggagcattcagggattacttggtaaaatggggagagggacagaggcctcacctgtctctcaggggcttccatataatctgctgtcgtcagaagtgtatgaatctgtgatttaacatggaccaggtcctgacaagctgctaaggacgttcctagcgccttatacaggaaactctgaaagaaagagaccagccctgggatatcaggaacacaacgtgcctgtcagtacagaccctgctcagcaacactcaggaaggaacaagacagccaagtccaagcacccatgctgcagaaacatcccatcgtctagcccagccagagaaccaacaatgcagGACACacaagcagcctgtccaagcaaatattggaaaggcaggggggcaagagagcagggaataagtacaaacaaattttatacgcagaataaaatatcaaataatgaaaccttgagagaagccttatgcagccctccaatcagaatttcaggggaaagtaactagaaactaaaccttaacagagaacaaaccttctctttggaggggctggcatagccggccatctgccagctcagctcaagggatatctggctgctccaggcactgtcgtctatcatctccagagatgttcttaggaactgcgtgtaaaaccagagttaaagcagatggttaattgcaagaatgtgggggctgttgtggggtttggggttttgtttatttggttggtttttgcttccttgttctgttgtaaactttccaatattcaggtgtcctgggaagattatttccctattgagaactataaacattgacaacccagacttcctctgcctcttgttcttgaacctttgcctgaggattcctctcagtccccaaacccagatggacagtgaactggagaatgagatggagccaagacatctgaccatcgaggagtgattttccagtggatggacgatggctctagtcaactttgaacaaagggccctggactacgaaggaccaggcaccttctctgaagtgctatggaccctttatgacacctcccgaggtacccagggttgtgagggacctcactaccacctgcccttagcatgaggaagccttctctgtacctgccaagtgtcagctcctgactctgccagtcacaggaaacacaagcacacccttctcaccccgtccaggatccactgtccttccacagataagcaatcagtacactccaaccgctcgccctctggacatccccagaatgtccagcccctgttccactggacactcacagaattcagaggtttgctacacaccaccttaccagtttcacctcagcatcaccgctccatttcacacacttcaatacattgacagtgaaaagaagtagagtttaattcaccaagatcagagatttgagaagcagcaagaataattaatgtacacaaatggttacataaaaataaaatcctaacacacttctagagcttcaacttaaagaaccaaacagtcccctgtctcacaagggatagctcccccaaatctctctcccagcaggaaacacccagaccaaatgtgatcctccattcataagacaagccagttggcaatttgtccaataggtgaaggatacctggtgcaggatacctctggacctccagatatagttccaagcatccattgtccgcttgtaaacagggtaccccctattgtttctttgtttttcttgtctcgaatctcctctggagactttgcaatcacttgattagaattttgctctatttattagcatccactgtgaataattactcagtctacatacagccattcaagcagctaagcatcttctgcctgaaagaaacttctttatcaccttctggtgaccagccccaacgcacagaccttcaaagcatcagtttcagtagacaaccataacgccttagatattatccatccagtcactgtgcaatgattatgaggattatgcagtgtggcacaggcatccaggaaaggctttacatgacaccctttgatgatatagagatcagatccagggaatcctgggaaccctatgcactcttgtggcctctgccagtggatacccaaaggacccggggtcacaccctcaactcccattgaagtcagccagaggttagtaactctcagcactttgctgtttcaggcccgacttttgaacagcagccaggaaataccagaaacctcacaagagaacctaatcttagttgatttttgagcccaaagaatttcaaatgaggctggatctggaatgggaaattctagagtgtaatccaaccccaaatggaactccaaaccttctggggcttctttgtcactaggtcctttcctttcattttcagccctcgccataaaaatcttccttgtctggatttacatgaggctgtaaagagctctttctcaccacaaaggcttctccatgagatacagacaccaaaccttgtcttgtctcttttcctttttgaaaaagagcaagttttcttttgagtggcaaatagaaaaaaaaaatcctttagatgtcccccagtgatgcattagcaccattagcatgctgggtttctggttaagttttgtgttgttcccaggggtaatacagagggatttataactagagctggttgaacaatagtaaggccatttcagaaaacaagtgggatttttttgttttcttgatttttcaacatacaaatgaaaagtgaaaacacaaaaatattttgcttttcaaaatcaaagatgaccattattcaattctttgttttccccatttccttccctttatccctcatccccgtgcttttttccccctcttccactttgtgattgaaaagtgggggggggggggaggggagggggggaaggagacaaacagcaaagcaactggaaaaaaaaaacagcttcagtttcaaaaaactaaacattttctatttgggttggggttattttgttttgggtttttttgtgtgtgtgtgtgtttaaaaaaaaaaaaaaaaagaaccctgaaaaatttgaaaatgtcccatgaaaataaaaaggccatttttaattgaacaaaagttgcaaatgaaatggtttgaccagctctgcttataatgaataatttatcattaattttttccccagctgatatatttggagggggaagagaggactgtgacaatacatctgaaagccatcctctacctgaagcagcatgtgctcccaccgtgcatggtccagggaattctctgtgtttcctataaagcaggaggcaaaacaataatgtcacctagattcgcaagaagagtcatcccaggtatctcctttgcaatcagtccttctaaaactcctggtctgccaagctgtaacatacctgggctttcaaggcgaaatggaactgtacctattgggttctgggagagtcaccccgctcctgtcctgaggggcttaaaacagccctgggcgagggctgtaggagggaaagaggtgagaggtttttcgcaggagtgggtgggtgagattctgtggtctgcgttgtacaggaggtcagactagatgattataatggtcccttctgaccttgatatctatgaatctatgaaagggattaacaagagctgggctgacggggaaagcagctacagctgtagccagggtaatcagggcccagctggcccttataagagggccgtgggccagtaggagaaggtctttctctttagttttgaagggagtagggcctgtctgcctgcagaaagggtactgggaatgaggctgggctgggctggggaaaggccagaggagcagggaagctctagggtggcaactccccaggctatcgggcctggtccaaggcccataggggtactgggttgcagggaaaggcagcagacccaaacccccttgcctctggtgactggctcttacactgcaatctgccccaaggtgcaggggcccagactgaggcaaggtggggattagagggttgggcgttccccagagaagggagacccatagagactgagggggtactgccagggcgcagcaccctgggtaaaaagggcaccggggtctgagagggacacgggcctgcagagggtgctctgtgctggaaagagctaattcccagatggccagcaggaggcgctgcaggggtgagtcgttgcgccgtcacagggacctgcggcaacgttctttgttggaccaacagaaaatgtcctgtttcagagtagcagccgtctcagcctgtatccgcaaaaagaaaaggaggacttgtggcaccttagagactaagaaatttattggagcgtaagctttcgtgagctacagctcacttcgtcagatgttacgtaccctgctggcatttttattcagggtccgtcaacccaccaggagtgagatgctgagcactcccaattccgcttgacttgaatgggagctgagggtgctgagcacctcacaaaactcttcagcacatcagaagactgggtttagtaggaatactaacttttcctgcagaatcagagattctggacttgatccgaactggatgtaaatcggtgtagcttcactgaagtcaatggaattatactgatttacatcagctgagaatctggccctgtttctgagtgtccagctctaccctagccttctttaatggcggcacagtgtagtgctggggactctgtacagccgcagcaaggagggaagatacagctcattttttaaaatcttttttggaatatcaaacccgcttgtccatgggggggttcgacgttcatgagaaacatagcgggcttgtgctgcacctagggtctgtcctgctccccagagactagaCAGGGGCAGCTccgtcactggagctctgctggcctaacgccatcgtgtagacgcagcctgcgctgactgaagggttttttccatggaggtcaatagagtcataccactgtaaaattggtgaaagacattattaggcccacaatacctagattctccctagggcacccacttggccaacctagcttttatggtgcaggtttccttacagaaagacaaactctgggttttttaattgaatcccccttgaaagtaaatgtggggtttaattttcagaaaaagtccgtttgcaaaatcagactctatatgtaaccccaaaatctttcactaacctccagcttcatgcgtattgaccttcccaaaaaataacctagcaaaggtgtgggagaaagtgctgtgaaatttccattcagctgaaaccttcctggcctgattctgccctgtttgaattggcctcagtggttcacagttatccagaggaaggaaaagtgtgggcctagaagccccatttcaattccccactgttcccacgtactgcaacaggaatggcacaacacacgtcaatatgaagctgcattttctggcttcccttttattctccatggaccacactcctcctaactaacactttaccttcaatgtactgcagcagagatgggatctttactacccacatctcacccactgctgcatggacagtttggtgcagggcctttagtaactgcaaggcagcacatccgtgtccttctctttcataaggggatgaggctactacctgtcaatgagagagaaagaacaggctaagttttgtcagcacaataccagtttgttcctgagggagggaatagttcagagactctcattgtggagacaatccaagagagttgttgcttctactgcagtgccttcctgaagaagaaagcattctagctagtaggaggatgcaggacagtgcgtctcaggagaggccggagagagagagagacccagtcatacacattcctcagcctaagtcaagcatctagctacaaaaccaatgTGTATcgttaactgtcccattccacagaaaacctattctcatggtctactcaccaggagtcgcgccagcagcccctggggtgtagggagttgcactagggaaagaaacagaatagcgttaattatgccaggctttgcagagagtcctgctgatgttcttcacctatccatttccaacatgcccaccaatgttgaatactgctgataataatttgcatttccatagtgctttgagtctgagcatctcagaatgctctacaaacatgtatgaattccacctcatagcacctctgtgaggttggcatgaattactccttcatttcacaagtggggaagctgagagagaaagatcaagtgatttccccaaggtcacatccgaattttcatggcgagctgggaacagaacccacatttcctagctccctcccatggccgtgttgtaatcacaagaccatccctcattcattttagcctcctgattgcagatgagagaactggagcagactgaacctgttcatttcatagtgcctggagagaagaaatgaaagagtttctcttataaacctcgtccactgtagtcggggcaagcagctgcttcttcttcccgctgctttttctcagccagttccctcaggcatctgcaaagaggcttcaaagtacccgtgtactgagctggcaccacatactccagcagccttggccataacacctgcagagaagagcgagactgctcagtacggagctatttccgttcccccacctccagtaacctgctgtctgaatccctccctgccatgtagcttctccttcgattcctcacggacccttccctaacctatcacctcatctctctctccccattagctcactctacctgtctggtgccccctcactctgtcttttaaagacactatcttgtttggtgagtgttaggatatagatattcaggcctgtctgcaaaggcctgtactttaagaatttaggtgtattcttatcacttggctggttatagaggtataaaagaaagaatcaaaatcactgtctgctggtgtaagagccttctcttactgtgacagtctaaggccctgttcttaggctaaggcctttggctaagcagcagaggcagccataagctaggaagcgaacagtcacatcctcacattccaaactagtcacactgaaatcaggtgctattgggctgttaggaatacaatcctgtcctgatagtgcctatcacctccagagaaagggaagggcctagaagatgtaaaaggaaacttagtttgatagcatcctgtctggcaagaactcacttaccaatactgggatgtgaaatcctcacttctgtattgtcttatcattatcatagaatcatagaatatcagggttggaagagacctcaggaggtcatctagtccaaccccctgctcaaagcagga
Proteins encoded in this window:
- the LOC125627617 gene encoding maestro heat-like repeat-containing protein family member 2B gives rise to the protein MLTYSNVAVHAPKEQLLSRVEADITRNIIHHYRTSCQVLGIALTNKDMHLKLTLIQNVTEISCAILETRDSQEFEFSYKLELLGYMLDFIKKEPLDSLASPVRYKAILAIRHLR